A DNA window from Ipomoea triloba cultivar NCNSP0323 chromosome 10, ASM357664v1 contains the following coding sequences:
- the LOC116033143 gene encoding polygalacturonase-like: MDTIIYCAFTFVLFLLAHLGGSADIKVAAKAGVDISPELLKAKAWTEACAATTPSTIVIPKGTFEMKQALLKGPCKAPVELQIQATLKAPPNPNDMDGKREWLTVEYVDHFTLSGGGTLDGQGNVQVYAAKDKGFKSDKLPNNLSFNFMKNSVIRDITTLNSKLFHVNVFGGNNLTFEKFTVKAPADSPNTDGIHIAKIKDVTVKDSVIGTGDDCISIGDGLENLHITGVTCGPGHGISVGSLGKTPGEEPVKGVFVKDSKFVGTDNGVRIKTWPNSHPGVVTDIHYENIDMKDVKNPIVIDQEYCPNNECSKQKPSLVKISKVSYRNIKGTSATEEAVILACSSGVPCEGVEIGEINLTFKGGAAKSLCSNVKPTLTGKQVPAVTCK, translated from the exons ATGGATACAATAATTTATTGTGCCTTCACATTTGTATTATTCTTACTAGCACATCTTGGAGGGAGTGCTGATATCAAAGTTGCGGCAAAAGCCGGTGTAGATATTAGTCCg GAATTGTTGAAAGCGAAAGCTTGGACAGAAGCATGTGCAGCTACAACTCCCAGCACCATTGTGATCCCAAAAGGCACTTTCGAAATGAAACAAGCTCTACTTAAGGGTCCATGCAAAGCCCCAGTTGAGCTCCAAATTCAGGCTACCTTGAAGGCCCCTCCTAATCCTAATGATATGGATGGCAAAAGGGAATGGCTAACCGTTGAATACGTAGATCATTTCACACTCTCGGGTGGTGGCACTCTTGATGGCCAAGGAAATGTACAAGTTTATGCCGCTAAAGACAAAGGTTTTAAAAGTGATAAGTTGCCTAAC AATTTGAGCTTCAATTTCATGAAAAATTCGGTCATCCGAGACATAACTACTCTAAACAGTAAATTATTCCACGTCAATGTTTTTGGTGGCAATAACTTAACGTTTGAGAAGTTCACTGTTAAAGCGCCAGCGGATAGTCCCAATACAGATGGAATTCATATTGCAAAAATAAAGGATGTTACGGTTAAAGATTCTGTTATAGGAACTGGAGACGATTGCATATCCATTGGTGATGGGCTAGAAAACCTTCACATCACTGGTGTGACATGTGGGCCAGGGCACGGCATCAGTGTGGGAAGCCTTGGCAAGACCCCGGGTGAAGAGCCTGTGAAGGGTGTCTTTGTAAAAGACTCCAAATTTGTTG GTACAGATAACGGTGTCAGAATTAAAACATGGCCTAATTCTCATCCTGGAGTCGTAACTGATATACATTATGAGAATATAGATATGAAAGACGTCAAAAATCCAATTGTGATTGATCAAGAATACTGCCCAAATAACGAATGCTCAAAACAG aaACCGTCACTCGTAAAGATAAGTAAGGTAAGCTATAGGAACATAAAAGGTACTTCTGCAACAGAGGAAGCGGTGATCCTTGCATGCAGTAGTGGGGTGCCATGTGAAGGAGTTGAAATTGGTGAAATTAATTTGACATTCAAAGGAGGAGCTGCAAAGTCTCTTTGTTCAAATGTGAAACCTACATTGACCGGAAAGCAAGTTCCCGCAGTGACTTGCAAAtga
- the LOC116032344 gene encoding polygalacturonase-like yields MMLELLKAWTEACAATTPSTIVIPKGTFEMKQALLKGPCKAPVELQIQATLKAPPNPNDMDGKREWLTVEYVDHFTLSGGGTLDGQGNVQVYAAKDKGFKSDKLPNNLSFNFMKNSVIRDITTLNSKLFHVNVFGGNNLTFEKFTVKAPADSPNTDGIHIAKIKDVTVKDSVIGTGDDCISIGDGLENLHITGVTCGPGHGISVGSLGKTPGEEPVKGVFVKDSKFVGTDNGVRIKTWPNSHPGVVTDIHYENIDMKDVKNPIVIDQEYCPNNECSKQKPSLVKISKVSYRNIKGTSATEEAVILACSSGVPCEGVEIGEINLTFKGGAAKSLCSNVKPTLTGKQVPAVTCK; encoded by the exons ATGATGCTg GAATTGTTGAAAGCTTGGACAGAAGCATGTGCAGCTACAACTCCTAGCACCATTGTGATCCCAAAAGGCACTTTCGAAATGAAACAAGCTCTACTTAAGGGTCCATGCAAAGCCCCAGTTGAGCTCCAAATTCAGGCTACCTTGAAGGCCCCTCCTAATCCTAATGATATGGATGGCAAAAGGGAATGGCTAACGGTTGAATACGTAGATCATTTCACACTCTCGGGTGGTGGCACTCTTGATGGCCAAGGAAATGTACAAGTTTATGCCGCTAAAGACAAAGGTTTTAAAAGTGATAAGTTGCCTAAC AATTTGAGCTTCAATTTCATGAAAAATTCGGTCATCCGAGACATAACTACTCTAAACAGTAAATTATTCCATGTCAATGTTTTTGGTGGCAATAACTTAACGTTTGAGAAGTTCACTGTTAAAGCGCCAGCGGATAGTCCCAACACAGATGGAATTCATATTGCAAAAATAAAGGATGTTACGGTTAAAGATTCTGTTATAGGAACTGGAGACGATTGCATATCCATTGGTGATGGGCTAGAAAACCTTCACATCACTGGTGTGACATGTGGGCCAGGACACGGCATCAGTGTGGGAAGCCTTGGCAAGACCCCGGGTGAAGAGCCTGTGAAGGGTGTCTTTGTAAAAGACTCCAAATTTGTTGGTACAGATAACGGTGTCAGAATTAAAACATGGCCTAATTCTCATCCTGGAGTCGTAACTGATATACATTATGAGAATATAGATATGAAAGACGTCAAAAATCCAATTGTGATTGATCAAGAATACTGCCCAAATAACGAATGCTCAAAACAG aaACCGTCACTCGTAAAGATAAGTAAGGTAAGCTATAGGAACATAAAAGGTACTTCTGCAACAGAGGAAGCGGTGATCCTTGCATGCAGTAGTGGGGTGCCATGTGAAGGAGTTGAAATTGGTGAAATTAATTTGACATTCAAAGGAGGAGCTGCAAAGTCTCTTTGTTCAAATGTGAAACCTACATTGACCGGAAAGCAAGTTCCCGCAGTGACTTGCAAAtga
- the LOC116033684 gene encoding polygalacturonase-like yields the protein MNTIIYCAFTFVLFLLAHLGESAEVKVAAKAGVDISPELLKAWTEACAATTPSTIVIPKGTFEMKQALLKGPCKAPVELQIQATLKAPPNPNDMDGKREWLTVEYVDHFTLSGGGTLDGQGNVQVYAAKDKGFKSDKLPNNLSFNFMKNSVIRDITTLNSKLFHVNVFGGNNLTFEKFTVKAPADSPNTDGIHIAKIKDVTVKDSVIGTGDDCISIGDGLENLHITGVTCGPGHGISVGSLGKTPGEEPVKGVFVKDSKFVGTDNGVRIKTWPNSHPGVVTDIHYENIDMKDVKNPIVIDQEYCPNNECSKQKPSLVKISKVSYRNIKGTSATEEAVILACSSGVPCEGVEIGEINLTFKGGAAKSLCSNVKPTLTGKQVPAVTCK from the exons atgaaTACAATAATTTATTGTGCCTTTACATTTGTATTATTCTTGCTAGCGCATCTTGGAGAGAGTGCTGAAGTTAAAGTTGCTGCAAAAGCCGGTGTAGATATTAGTccg GAATTGTTGAAAGCTTGGACAGAAGCATGTGCAGCTACAACTCCCAGCACCATTGTGATCCCAAAAGGCACTTTCGAAATGAAACAAGCTCTACTTAAGGGTCCATGCAAAGCCCCAGTTGAGCTCCAAATTCAGGCTACCTTGAAGGCCCCTCCTAATCCTAATGATATGGATGGCAAAAGGGAATGGCTAACGGTTGAATACGTAGATCATTTCACACTCTCGGGTGGTGGCACTCTTGATGGCCAAGGAAATGTACAAGTTTATGCCGCTAAAGACAAAGGTTTTAAAAGTGATAAGTTGCCTAAC AATTTGAGCTTCAATTTCATGAAAAATTCGGTCATCCGAGACATAACTACTCTAAACAGTAAATTATTCCACGTCAATGTTTTTGGTGGCAATAACTTAACGTTTGAGAAGTTCACTGTTAAAGCGCCAGCGGATAGTCCCAATACAGATGGAATTCATATTGCAAAAATAAAGGATGTTACGGTTAAAGATTCTGTTATAGGAACTGGAGACGATTGCATATCCATTGGTGATGGGCTAGAAAACCTTCACATCACTGGTGTGACATGTGGGCCAGGACACGGCATCAGTGTGGGAAGCCTTGGCAAGACCCCAGGTGAAGAGCCTGTGAAGGGTGTCTTTGTAAAAGACTCCAAATTTGTTGGTACAGATAACGGTGTCAGAATTAAAACATGGCCTAATTCTCATCCTGGTGTCGTAACGGATATACATTATGAGAATATAGATATGAAAGACGTCAAAAATCCAATTGTGATTGATCAAGAATACTGCCCAAATAACGAATGCTCAAAACAG aaACCGTCACTCGTAAAGATAAGTAAGGTAAGCTATAGGAACATAAAAGGTACTTCTGCAACAGAGGAAGCGGTGATCCTTGCATGCAGTAGTGGGGTGCCATGTGAAGGAGTTGAAATTGGTGAAATTAATTTGACATTCAAAGGAGGAGCTGCAAAGTCTCTTTGTTCAAATGTGAAACCTACATTGACCGGAAAGCAAGTTCCCGCAGTGACTTGCAAAtga